From Candidatus Binatota bacterium:
GGACTCGCCGGCCAGGTGGCGGGCCTGCTTGGGATCGGGTATTCGGTCGCGATGTTGATTCCCCGCGCGGCGGTGGTGACCCGGCGTTTTCATGATACCGGGCGTGGTGGCTGGTGGGGCCTGAAGTGGCTGGTTGCCGGCCTTTGCCTTGGCTTGGCCGTGATCGTGCTCCCCGGCCTGGGAGAACTGGGCCCGGCCGCGGTCGTTGTTGTGCCCCTGATCGGTATTGTCTTTATCGCGTGGATGTTTTCTCCACTGATCGTGTTGATGCTGGGCAGCCAGGTGGGAGATAACAGGTACGGCCCCAACCCCACCGGCGCCGTGGCCCAGGCGGTCGAGGATTGGCAGCCGGATGAGCCGGCCGAGCGGGATGACGAACCGGTCCGGGGTGGGCCGACCAGGTGGAGTTAACCGGGAGTAACGAGATGGACGCAGCACTGAGAGAACTGACGGCCGACGAGATAGCGGCGTACGATGAGCACGGCGTCGTCGTTGCCCGGGGACTGTTTCCCGACAGCTGGCTTGCGCGCATGGCCGCGGCCGTTGACCATGCGGTTGCAAACCCGACACCGTACGGTGCCGGCGTGTCGATGGAAGACGAGTCTTTCACCGGCGACCTGTTCCTGTGGAAGACCTA
This genomic window contains:
- a CDS encoding DUF805 domain-containing protein codes for the protein MNWYLEALKKYAQFKGRSQRKEYWWFIAVDSLISTLLAAVDVAFSGALGLAGQVAGLLGIGYSVAMLIPRAAVVTRRFHDTGRGGWWGLKWLVAGLCLGLAVIVLPGLGELGPAAVVVVPLIGIVFIAWMFSPLIVLMLGSQVGDNRYGPNPTGAVAQAVEDWQPDEPAERDDEPVRGGPTRWS